The Arachis duranensis cultivar V14167 chromosome 2, aradu.V14167.gnm2.J7QH, whole genome shotgun sequence genome has a window encoding:
- the LOC107473431 gene encoding pathogenesis-related protein PRB1-3: MEMLLKIWVVIISFISIVPLFLIAQNSPKDYLKAHNDERVKVGAKPLKWDRQLASLARKFVKKHIFDCKKGTNDASIATSTKFGQNGLYDEESKSGVDAVNLWLEQKTNYDYKSNTCIDGTLNCVYYAQIIWDATTSLGCARVKCRNYRGTFITCFYYPSYNVLDQSPFVFHSLPN; encoded by the coding sequence ATGGAAATGTTATTGAAGATTTGGGTAGTGATAATAAGTTTTATAAGTATAGTTCCATTATTCTTAATAGCTCAAAACTCTCCAAAAGATTATCTTAAAGCTCACAATGATGAACGTGTAAAAGTTGGGGCTAAGCCACTGAAGTGGGATCGGCAGCTTGCATCACTTGCTCGCAAGTTTGTGAAAAAACACATTTTTGACTGCAAGAAGGGGACTAATGATGCGAGCATTGCTACTAGTACTAAATTTGGCCAAAACGGTCTATATGATGAAGAATCCAAATCAGGTGTTGATGCTGTGAACTTATGGCTGGAACAAAAAACAAACTATGACTATAAATCGAACACTTGCATTGATGGTACCCTTAATTGTGTTTATTACGCTCAGATTATATGGGATGCAACTACTTCTTTAGGTTGTGCTAGAGTCAAGTGTCGCAATTATAGAGGCACCTTTATTACTTGTTTTTATTACCCTTCATATAATGTTCTGGATCAAAGCCCCTTTGTATTTCATTCATTACCAAATTAA